In Acropora muricata isolate sample 2 chromosome 11, ASM3666990v1, whole genome shotgun sequence, one DNA window encodes the following:
- the LOC136889195 gene encoding uncharacterized protein, protein MDKVLRPERFCTDPSSVGASKSWIHWRRTFENFLAVLAQEGLDKFGVLTNFISPTVFEYVEECADYESAIATLHNIYVKPTNEIYARHELATRRQQAGESLDEYLQALKILSKECNFKPVTATEYCEEYIRDAFISGIHSNQIRQRLLENKTLDLKTMFDQARALDSAMRSSESYSAPQPVTTAATASEIVHQNQVDSQVDSTHSNSTLAAADPKCFFCGNCTNTLVLNVRLKTPFVINVKKGDTLLKFVEERPLNPTKSQPLSGYLLSPL, encoded by the coding sequence ATGGATAAAGTTCTACGGCCGGAGAGGTTTTGCACCGACCCAAGCTCGGTTGGGGCCTCGAAATCATGGATCCATTGGCGTCGGacctttgaaaattttctcGCCGTTCTGGCACAAGAAGGCCTCGATAAATTCGGAGTTCTCACCAACTTCATATCGCCTACGGTGTTCGAATATGTGGAAGAGTGTGCCGACTATGAATCTGCGATCGCAACACTCCATAATATTTACGTCAAACCAACAAATGAAATCTACGCAAGACACGAGCTCGCTACAAGACGTCAACAAGCGGGTGAAAGCCTGGATGAGTACCTACAGGCTCTAAAAATTCTCAGCAAGGAATGCAACTTCAAACCTGTCACGGCTACCGAGTATTGCGAGGAATACATCAGGGACGCCTTCATCTCTGGAATACATTCTAACCAAATCCGTCAGAGGCTGCTCGAAAACAAAACCTTGGATTTAAAAACCATGTTTGACCAGGCCAGGGCACTCGACTCTGCCATGCGCAGCTCAGAAAGTTATTCTGCCCCTCAACCTGTCACTACAGCAGCAACAGCATCAGAAATCGTTCATCAGAATCAAGTTGACTCTCAAGTTGACTCCACTCACTCAAACTCCACACTTGCAGCTGCTGATCCAAAGTGTTTCTTCTGTGGAAATTGTACCAACACCCTCGTTCTAAATGTCCGGCTAAAGACGCCATTTGTAATAAATGTCAAAAAAGGGGACACTTTGCTAAAGTTTGTAGAGGAAAGGCCTCTAAACCCAACGAAGTCTCAGCCGCTTTCTGGTTACCTACTCTCGCCACTGTAG
- the LOC136889196 gene encoding golgin subfamily A member 6-like protein 7 gives MVHYCCVYDCKNNSTDKDLSFHGFPKDQKLVKYKSLSNKEEKGSGITCDDETEVEIAVAEIIEKERAADLERKENSNTLTKKDENDKASAEEVRLKAMERLGQTKRRSADSECAEVAPPKSRRNAYEAVQYLKEKFAQENEIRKAELEVRKKEQESYVSQYKLMMEQQGQQQQQFQDVLKAMSEQQQRQERQMQNFQMMFFQQQQQKSQLLMGLLEKVLPKSS, from the exons ATGGTTCATTACTGCTGTGTTTACGATTGCAAAAATAACTCAACTGATAAGGATTTATCATTTCACGGCTTCCCGAAGGATCAAAAGCTCGTAAAG TACAAAAGTTTGTCGAACAAAGAAGAGAAGGGCTCTGGCATTACATGTGATGATGAGACTGAAGTGGAAATAGCAGTAGCTGAGATAATAGAGAAGGAAAGGGCAGCTGACCTGGAGAGAAAAGAGAATTCAAACACTCTTACTAAGAAGGATGAGAATGACAAAGCTTCAGCAGAAGAAGTGAGACTAAAAGCAATGGAACGACTTGGGCAAACCAAAAGGAGGAGTGCAGATTCAGAGTGTGCTGAGGTTGCACCACCCAAAAGTAGAAGGAATGCCTATGAAGCTGTTCAGTACTTGAAGGAAAAGTTTgcacaagaaaatgaaattagGAAGGCAGAGCTTGAAGTTAGGAAGAAGGAGCAAGAGAGCTATGTGAGTCAGTACAAGTTGATGATGGAACAGCAAGGCCAGCAACAGCAACAATTCCAGGATGTGTTAAAGGCTATGAGTGAACAGCAGCAGAGGCAAGAGAGACAGATGCAAAACTTTCAAATGATGTTCTTCCAGCAACAACAGCAGAAAAGTCAGCTACTAATGGGTTTACTTGAAAAAGTACTCCCCAAGTCCTCATGA
- the LOC136889197 gene encoding uncharacterized protein: MVSFKEFRELLILLHANNFVSHAEFMLLYDTFTSKNPDFPYNSYEQFNLDAMNAAECKPEFRVEKQDLPLLAQALQLPPVFRCEQRSICDGMEGLCILLKRIAYPCRLSDLIPRFARPVSVLSLITNLVLDYIYAVHAHRITQWNQDILNPIALQSYADAIYRKGAALDNCFGFIDGTVRPISRPGERQRVVYNGHKRVHALKFQSLALLNGLIGNLYGPAEGRKLDAGMLADSSLLGDLQRFAFSPTGRPMCIYGDMAYPLRVHLQTPFRDLPLAPPMQEYNESMSSVRIAVEWLFGDITNSFKYLDFKKNLKIGLSSVGKMYIVCALLRNAITCLYGNETSVYFGIEPPTLEEYFQ, encoded by the exons ATGGTTTCTTTTAAAGAGTTCCGAGAATTGCTGATACTCCTTCACGCCAATAACTTTGTTTCACATGCAGAATTCATGCTTCTTTACGATACCTTCACTTCAAAAAATCCAGATTTTCCCTACAACAGCTACGAACAATTCAACTTGGATGCCATGAATGCAGCTGAATGTAAACCAGAGTTCCGTGTTGAAAAGCAAGATCTTCCACTCCTAGCTCAAGCCCTTCAGCTCCCACCAGTTTTTAGATGCGAGCAGAGAAGTATTTGTGACGGTATGGAAGGGCTATGCATACTGCTAAAACGAATTGCTTACCCCTGCCGACTCAGTGATCTCATACCAAGGTTTGCCCGACCGGTCTCCGTTTTGAGTCTGATTACAAATCTCGTACTGGATTACATTTACGCTGTTCACGCACACCGGATCACCCAGTGGAATCAAGATATCTTAAATCCTATTGCATTACAAAGTTATGCAGATGCCATCTACCGTAAAGGAGCAGCCCTTGACAACTGTTTTGGGTTTATCGACGGAACTGTCCGACCAATTTCCAGACCAGGTGAACGTCAGCGCGTTGTTTACAACGGACACAAACGCGTCCATGCGTTAAAATTTCAATCGTTGGCCCTACTTAACGGGCTTATTGGAAATCTGTATGGGCCTGCAG AGGGACGTAAACTCGATGCGGGGATGCTGGCAGATTCCAGCCTACTTGGTGACCTGCAACGGTTTGCCTTCTCCCCAACGGGTCGACCAATGTGTATATACGGAGATATGGCCTACCCTCTCCGTGTCCACTTACAGACCCCATTTCGTGATCTACCTCTCGCTCCACCCATGCAGGAATACAATGAATCCATGAGTTCTGTGCGGATTGCAGTCGAGTGGCTTTTTGGTGATATCACCAATTCGTTTAAATATCTTGACTTcaagaaaaacttaaagatcGGACTTAGCAGTGTTGGCAAGATGTACATTGTTTGCGCATTGCTTCGCAATGCAATTACCTGCCTTTATGGGAATGAAACCAGTGTTTACTTTGGTATTGAGCCTCCCACTCTGGAGGAATACTTTCAGTAA